One genomic window of Scatophagus argus isolate fScaArg1 chromosome 16, fScaArg1.pri, whole genome shotgun sequence includes the following:
- the col5a3a gene encoding collagen, type V, alpha 3a isoform X2, with amino-acid sequence MEGVSLEAGLCTSRRGMEEMDLAYKIDKKIQLSAPTKQLFPDSKFPENFSLMATVRAKKGSQFFLLSVYDDQGVQQLGLEVGRSPVFLYEDQHGQPAPEMYPVFKKINLADGKWHRIAYSVQGKFVTLYLDCQRTETLDLLRGDNAVVSTDGVTVFGTRLLDEHAFEGDIQQLLIEEDPQAAASYCVNYIPDCDFTLPYNIQARELQENSQLGFNPLMQSDQPDEPKEHSKKDRKGKKNKKKRDKGSKGKGKRKGKGKKGSRRKKHEEEDIEDGFLRVSTTLPEYLSQEPFQPTEQPEIKNTLETVIHTEVLEKTLMEMPTHEPDSTTEAPTVVPSTLPESEVPEEEGKPVTKPVVEGYGDDLYRDLYDDLSVSTVTVGPNVTEYEILEYEDYKNDTESAYEEYETYEDEFDFAKRDGAETWNGEASLRAEKGQKGEPAITEPGTLVEGPPGLPGPEGLLGPAGPAGPPGPRGDPGEMGPAGRPGIPGVDGIPGPPGTLLMLPFQYGGDSQKGPVVSPQEAQAQAILQQAQLSLKGPPGPLGLTGRPGPQGVPGPSGLKGDRGDSGPSGPHGLPGPPGINGKAGKRGRAGMDGGRGIPGDTGPKGDRGFDGLPGLPGNKGHRGDRGKPGPHGPVGELGEKGSDGPVGPRGQPGEPGPRGVVGPRGPPGPPGQPGISGTDGAQGSKGNQGPAGEIGPPGQQGNPGVQGLPGPQGPIGVPGEKGPQGKQGMTGLPGIDGPPGHPGREGPPGEKGMQGLPGVQGPVGYPGIRGVKGADGVRGLKGGKGEKGEDGFPGSKGDMGIKGDRGDNGASGSRGEDGPEGLKGQAGPMGDPGAPGIAGEKGKLGVPGLPGYPGRQGPKGSLGFPGVAGVPGEKGRRGPAGQPGPAGQRGPNGVRGGRGANGPTGKPGEKGSAGQDGPPGSPGEQGPQGPQGRNGEPGPRGPNGPPGKDGLPGHPGQRGEPGFQGKNGPPGPPGVVGPQGKSGETGPTGDRGHPGSPGPPGENGLPGTAGKEGAKGDPGPLGAPGKSGPAGLQGFRGSRGTPGAMGLAGLKGGEGLPGIAGPIGATGERGPAGPAGAIGQPGRPGSVGPAGPMGEKGEPGEKGPVGPAGHDGEVGPLGLPGPAGAPGPPGEDGDKGETGGPGQKGSKGDKGEAGPPGPVGSQGPVGQPGLPGADGEPGPRGQQGMSGAKGDEGPRGFKGASGPPGLQGMPGPSGEKGESGHVGSMGPPGQHGPRGPQGPIGGEGPPGMPGGVGQPGLVGEKGEDGEAGDPGQAGELGIGGAKGDVGEKGDSGLPGAAGPPGPRGTPGEDGPKGNLGPIGFPGDPGSPGEPGVNGVDGGPGPKGDNGEPGKAGPPGAAGEPGPTGPPGRRGHIGAAGKEGKQGMKGAKGTTGTPGPVGKTGPVGPQGHPGRTGPEGLRGIPGPAGEQGLNGPPGQTGPPGPIGPPGLPGLKGDPGNKGDKGHGGLIGLIGPPGEPGEKGDRGLPGNQGAQGPKGDEGIAGPHGPTGPPGPPGLSGAAGEKGSKGEMGVVGPRGDPGPAGSPGPPGPPATMVQPLPIREGRRKRRRHSDRGGGAAPSQEEDLDMEEVLQGDQPLEDPEGMEEVFATLSSMKTEVEIMRRPLGTFESPARTCKELMMVQPDYKDGDYWIDPNQGCHRDSIKVYCNFTADGETCLYPDKRIEMVKLAAWNKEKPGSWYSQYRKGKQFSYSDRDGNPVHVVQLTFLKLLSATAKQDFTYTCQNSAGWFDSTSRSYQHALRFRGSNDEELTQTKSPFIKAVHDGCQSRKGQERTVLEIDSPSAELLPILDVAPVDFGNSNQKFGFQVGRVCFNG; translated from the exons gGAGATATTCAGCAACTACTAATTGAGGAGGACCCCCAAGCTGCTGCCAGCTACTGTGTAAACTACATACCAGACTGTGATTTCACTTTGCCCTACAACATCCAAGCCCGGGAGCTGCAAGAG AACTCCCAACTTGGGTTTAACCCCTTGATGCAAAGTGACCAGCCTGATGAGCCAAAGGAGCACTCCAAAAAGGACAGGAAAggcaaaaagaacaaaaagaagagggaCAAGGGCTCTAAAGGCAAAGGCAAACGCAAAGGCAAGGGCAAGAAGGGATCGAGAAGGAAAAAACATGAAGAGGAGGATATTGAGGATGGCTTCCTCAGAGTGTCCACAACACTGCCTGAGTATCTATCTCAAGAACCTTTTCAGCCTACAGAGCAACCAGAAATTAAGAACACCCTTGAAACTGTCATCCACACTGAAGTCCTTGAGAAGACCCTCATGGAGATGCCCACACATGAACCTGACTCTACAACTGAAGCACCCACTGTGGTTCCCAGCACATTGCCTGAATCAGAGGTTCCTGAGGAG GAGGGCAAGCCGGTGACGAAGCCAGTGGTGGAAGGGTATGGAGATGACCTTTACAGAGACCTCTATGATGATCTCTCAGTTTCCACGGTAACGGTGGGCCCCAATGTTACTGAATATGAG ATTCTTGAATATGAAGATTATAAGAATGACACAGAGTCAGCATATGAAGAGTATGAAACATATGAGGATGAATTTGACTTTGCAAAGCGGGACGGAGCAGAGACGTGGAATGGAGAG GCTAGCCTCAGAGCAGAGAAAGGCCAGAAAGGAGAGCCAGCTATTACTGAACCG GGTACATTAGTGGAAGGACCTCCAGGTCTACCAGGGCCAGAG GGGCTTCTGGGCCCAGCTGGACCAGCAGGTCCTCCAGGACCCAGAGGAGATCCTGGTGAAATG GGTCCCGCTGGCCGTCCCGGTATTCCTGGAGTTGACGGGATTCCAGGCCCTCCTGGAACACTGTTGATGTTACCA TTTCAGTATGGAGGTGATTCCCAGAAAGGACCAGTGGTGTCTCCCCAGGAGGCACAGGCACAGGCTATCCTGCAACAGGCCCAG CTGTCACTGAAGGGACCTCCAGGTCCACTGGGACTTACAGGGCGACCAGGTCCACAG GGTGTTCCAGGTCCCTCTGGGCTCAAAGGGGACAGAGGAGACAGTGGCCCTTCT GGACCACATGGGTTACCAGGTCCTCCAGGAATTAATGGAAAGGCAGGAAAGAGG GGGCGTGCAGGAATGGATGGAGGTCGTGGAATTCCAGGTGATACAGGCCCTAAG GGTGACAGAGGTTTTGATGGCTTGCCAGGTCTCCCAGGAAACAAGGGACACAGA GGGGACAGAGGAAAGCCTGGTCCTCATGGGCCTGTTGGAGAGCTGGGAGAAAAG GGCTCTGATGGACCTGTGGGGCCAAGAGGGCAACCAGGCGAACCT GGTCCTCGGGGTGTTGTTGGGCCAAGGGGGCCACCTGGCCCACCTGGCCAACCG GGTATTTCTGGAACTGATGGAGCACAAGGGTCAAAGGGCAACCAG gGTCCAGCTGGAGAGATAGGACCCCCAGGTCAACAGGGAAATCCAGGAGTACAG GGCTTGCCTGGTCCTCAGGGTCCCATTGGAGTGCCAGGGGAGAAG GGACCGCAGGGGAAACAAGGCATGACGGGACTGCCGGGCATCGATGGCCCTCCC gGTCACCCAGGAAGAGAAGGCCCCCCGGGTGAAAAAGGCATGCAA gGTTTACCAGGTGTTCAGGGGCCTGTTGGGTACCCAGGGATCCGTGGAGTCAAG GGAGCAGATGGAGTTAGGGGTCTAAAGGGGGGCAAAGGAGAAAAG GGAGAAGATGGTTTCCCCGGGTCCAAAGGTGACATGGGAATCAAAGGAGACAGG GGTGATAATGGAGCTTCTGGTTCACGTGGAGAAGATGGACCAGAGGGGCTAAAGGGCCAAGCGGGACCCATGGGAGATCCAGGAGCTCCCGGGATAGCAGGGGAGAAG GGTAAACTTGGGGTGCCTGGATTGCCAGGATATCCAGGAAGACAAGGTCCTAAG GGATCACTTGGTTTCCCTGGTGTGGCCGGGGTCCCAGGAGAGAAAGGACGAAGG GGTCCAGCGGGTCAGCCAGGGCCTGCAGGCCAGAGAGGTCCTAAT gGAGTCCGCGGGGGAAGAGGAGCAAATGGGCCCACTGGAAAGCCTGGAGAAAAG GGTTCTGCTGGACAAGACGGTCCTCCGGGATCCCCTGGAGAACAG GGTCCCCAAGGACCACAGGGAAGAAACGGTGAACCGGGACCCAGAGGGCCTAAT GGTCCACCTGGAAAAGATGGTTTGCCGGGTCACCCAGGTCAGAGAGGGGAACCA gGCTTTCAAGGCAAGAACGGACCCCCAGGCCCCCCAGGTGTTGTTGGGCCACAG GGCAAATCTGGTGAGACAGGGCCAACTGGAGATAGAGGCCATCCAGGTTCACCAGGACCACCGGGTGAGAATGGTTTACCAGGAACTGCTGGGAAGGAGGGTGCCAAG GGAGATCCAGGTCCACTTGGAGCCCCGGGGAAGAGTGGCCCTGCTGGGCTTCAAGGCTtcagagggagcagagggaCTCCTGGTGCAATG GGTCTGGCTGGTCTGAAGGGAGGAGAGGGCCTACCTGGTATTGCAGGACCTATT GGAGCCACTGGAGAGAGGGGCCCTGCTGGGCCAGCTGGCGCTATTGGACAGCCGGGACGGCCTGGCAGCGTGGGTCCTGCTGGGCCGATGGGGGAGAAAGGCGAACCA GGAGAGAAGGGGCCTGTGGGGCCAGCTGGGCATGATGGGGAAGTTGGACCTTTGGGGCTGCCAGGCCCTGCTGGAGCTCCTGGGCCTCCAGGAGAGGATGGAGACAAG GGAGAAACAGGAGGACCAGGACAGAAGGGCAGCAAAGGAGACAAAGGAGAAGCT GGACCTCCAGGACCTGTTGGAAGTCAAGGACCTGTGGGCCAGCCAGGACTCCCA GGTGCAGATGGTGAGCCAGGTCCTCGTGGGCAGCAGGGCATGAGTGGAGCAAAAGGAGATGAAGGACCTAGAGGCTTTAAGGGGGCATCTGGTCCTCCAGGACTACAG GGAATGCCAGGACCATCaggggagaaaggagagagcGGACATGTTGGCTCAATG gGACCTCCAGGACAGCATGGCCCACGTGGCCCTCAGGGGCCCATTGGGGGAGAG GGTCCACCTGGAATGCCTGGCGGAGTTGGTCAGCCTGGACTTGTTGGAGAAAAG GGTGAGGATGGAGAAGCTGGGGACCCTGGGCAAGCTGGAGAGCTTGGCATTGGC GGTGCTAAAGGTGATGTTGGGGAGAAGGGTGACTCTGGACTTCCTGGTGCAGCTGGACCTCCTGGACCCAGAGGAACACCAGGGGAGGATGGACCCAAAGGCAATCTT GGCCCTATTGGATTCCCAGGAGATCCAGGATCCCCCGGAGAACCTGGCGTCAAT gGAGTAGATGGTGGACCGGGGCCTAAAGGAGACAACGGAGAACCCGGAAAAGCA gGACCTCCCGGGGCTGCTGGAGAGCCAGGTCCAACAGGACCTCCTGGACGAAGG GGCCATATAGGTGCTGCAGGAAAAGAAGGGAAGCAAGGCATGAAGGGAGCCAAG GGGACAACAGGAACCCCTGGTCCAGTGGGGAAAACAGGCCCAGTGGGACCCCAAGGGCATCCAGGGAGAACTGGCCCTGAAGGTCTTCGAGGCATCCCAGGTCCTGCG GGTGAGCAAGGGTTAAATGGGCCGCCAGGACAAACTGGACCACCAGGACCAATT GGGCCACCAGGACTTCCGGGATTAAAAGGAGACCCTGGAAACAAGGGAGATAAA GGTCATGGTGGGTTGATTGGTCTAATTGGCCCCCCAGGAGAACCTGGAGAGAAGGGAGACAGAGGCCTGCCAGGGAACCAGGGTGCACAAGGGCCTAAAGGAGATGAG GGTATCGCTGGCCCACACGGTCCAACTGGCCCACCGGGACCACCTGGACTCTCA GGTGCAGCTGGTGAGAAAGGGTCGAAAGGAGAAATG GGTGTCGTTGGTCCCAGAGGAGATCCAGGCCCTGCTGGATCCCCAGGACCCCCA GGACCTCCTGCAACAATGGTTCAGCCCCTGCCTATCAGGGAGGGTAGACGGAAGAGACGAAGGCACTCGGAtaggggaggaggagcagcccCATCCCAGGAGGAGGATCTAGATATGGAGGAGGTCCTCCAGGGAGATCAGCCTCTGGAGGACCCTGAGGGAATGGAAGAAGTCTTTGCCACCCTATCTTCTATGAAAACAGAAGTAGAAATTATGAGGAGGCCCCTGGGAACCTTTGAGAGCCCCGCCCGGACCTGCAAAGAGCTCATGATGGTTCAACCTGACTACAAAGATG GAGACTACTGGATTGATCCTAACCAGGGCTGTCACAGAGACTCCATCAAGGTCTACTGTAACTTCACAGCTGACGGAGAGACATGTCTCTACCCTGACAAGAGGATTGAGATG GTGAAATTAGCGGCATGGAACAAAGAGAAGCCAGGAAGCTGGTACAGCCAGTACAGGAAAGGCAAgcag TTCTCCTACAGTGACAGGGACGGAAACCCTGTGCATGTAGTTCAGCTGACCTTCCTGAAATTACTGAGTGCCACAGCTAAGCAGGACTTCACCTACACCTGCCAGAACTCGGCGGGCTGGTTTGACAGCACCTCCCGCTCCTACCAGCACGCCCTCCGCTTTCGGGGCAGCAACGACGAGGAGCTGACACAAACCAAAAGCCCGTTCATCAAAGCAGTGCATGATGGATGCCAG TCCCGCAAAGGTCAGGAAAGGACTGTTCTAGAGATTGACTCCCCGTCGGCAGAGCTGCTCCCTATCTTAGATGTGGCTCCAGTAGACTTTGGCAACAGCAACCAGAAGTTTGGATTCCAAGTTGGACGAGTATGCTTCAATGGTTAA